One genomic window of Magnolia sinica isolate HGM2019 chromosome 3, MsV1, whole genome shotgun sequence includes the following:
- the LOC131240092 gene encoding WAT1-related protein At3g30340-like isoform X2 — protein MEIGGGWKLKAVTVVGHTTVDGSVAYEKSQRKWLEMLEQSRNGWISEAAMLPLQPRSTLSQNLLSACLYYIPSTLEAAVVNLNPVFTFILSIISMQENLGINTWWGKGKIFGTLLSVSGASTLMFWKDSTESLLGTASLTEWVFGLVMVVLGVLALSTWILLLRPMTKRYPAECSLTAIMFFFGTLQTAVIAICTSHEATKWKLHWDLELLNIVCGAVFYCGLSNLFTTWCAGVKGPIFVASFAPFGLVLTTILEIIFLGDTLYLGSIVGSIMVVLGLYIFLWSKSKEDSCDIMDTMDPLDKDDSTTALLV, from the exons ATGGAAATCGGTGGCGGGTGGAAATTGAAGGCGGTgacggtggtgggccacacaactgttGATGGGTCGGTTGCGTACGAAAAATCGCAGCGGAAATGGTTGGAGATGCTGGAACAGAGCCGAAACGGGTGGATCAGCGAGGCTGCGATGCTGCCGTTGCAACCGAG GTCAACGTTGTCACAAAACCTATTATCAGCGTGCTTGTACTACATCCCTAGCACATTGGAGGCTGCAGTTGTCAACCTGAATCCAGTCTTTACTTTCATATTATCTATCATCTCAATGCAAGAGAATCTTGGAATCAACACCTGGTGGGGTAAAGGGAAGATCTTTGGGACTCTTTTATCTGTCTCTGGTGCTTCAACTCTCATGTTCTGGAAAGATTCAACTGAGAGTCTGCTCGGCACAGCCAGCTTGACAGAATGGGTGTTTGGCTTGGTTATGGTGGTTCTTGGGGTTCTTGCACTTAGCACATGGATTTTGTTGCTG AGGCCCATGACAAAGCGATACCCCGCAGAGTGTTCCCTTACTGCCATAATGTTTTTCTTTGGAACGTTACAAACAGCTGTCATAGCCATATGTACAAGTCACGAAGCCACAAAATGGAAGCTTCACTGGGATTTAGAGCTCCTAAATATAGTTTGTGGA GCCGTGTTCTACTGTGGATTATCGAACCTCTTCACTACATGGTGTGCTGGAGTAAAGGGACCCATCTTTGTGGCCTCATTTGCTCCTTTTGGCTTGGTTTTGACTACAATACTGGAAATTATATTTCTAGGCGACACCTTGTACTTGGGAAG CATCGTTGGATCAATCATGGTAGTTTTGGGCCTTTACATTTTTCTATGGTCCAAATCCAAGGAGGACAGTTGCGACATAATGGACACAATGGACCCATTGGACAAAGACGATTCCACCACAGCTTTGCTAGTATAA
- the LOC131240092 gene encoding WAT1-related protein At3g30340-like isoform X3, with product MLENQRVLITPDYNNSSTCFSQMSTLSQNLLSACLYYIPSTLEAAVVNLNPVFTFILSIISMQENLGINTWWGKGKIFGTLLSVSGASTLMFWKDSTESLLGTASLTEWVFGLVMVVLGVLALSTWILLLRPMTKRYPAECSLTAIMFFFGTLQTAVIAICTSHEATKWKLHWDLELLNIVCGAVFYCGLSNLFTTWCAGVKGPIFVASFAPFGLVLTTILEIIFLGDTLYLGSIVGSIMVVLGLYIFLWSKSKEDSCDIMDTMDPLDKDDSTTALLV from the exons ATGCTAGAGAATCAGAGAGTCCTAATTACTCCTGATTACAACAATTCTTCAACATGCTTCTCCCAAAT GTCAACGTTGTCACAAAACCTATTATCAGCGTGCTTGTACTACATCCCTAGCACATTGGAGGCTGCAGTTGTCAACCTGAATCCAGTCTTTACTTTCATATTATCTATCATCTCAATGCAAGAGAATCTTGGAATCAACACCTGGTGGGGTAAAGGGAAGATCTTTGGGACTCTTTTATCTGTCTCTGGTGCTTCAACTCTCATGTTCTGGAAAGATTCAACTGAGAGTCTGCTCGGCACAGCCAGCTTGACAGAATGGGTGTTTGGCTTGGTTATGGTGGTTCTTGGGGTTCTTGCACTTAGCACATGGATTTTGTTGCTG AGGCCCATGACAAAGCGATACCCCGCAGAGTGTTCCCTTACTGCCATAATGTTTTTCTTTGGAACGTTACAAACAGCTGTCATAGCCATATGTACAAGTCACGAAGCCACAAAATGGAAGCTTCACTGGGATTTAGAGCTCCTAAATATAGTTTGTGGA GCCGTGTTCTACTGTGGATTATCGAACCTCTTCACTACATGGTGTGCTGGAGTAAAGGGACCCATCTTTGTGGCCTCATTTGCTCCTTTTGGCTTGGTTTTGACTACAATACTGGAAATTATATTTCTAGGCGACACCTTGTACTTGGGAAG CATCGTTGGATCAATCATGGTAGTTTTGGGCCTTTACATTTTTCTATGGTCCAAATCCAAGGAGGACAGTTGCGACATAATGGACACAATGGACCCATTGGACAAAGACGATTCCACCACAGCTTTGCTAGTATAA